A DNA window from Desulfobulbaceae bacterium contains the following coding sequences:
- the fliO gene encoding flagellar biosynthetic protein FliO, translating to MAKKADTRVLAAPATFLFTTWHLVSATGTCLAAESSGGAPLLSAETSSLLSAIIKVSGSLLVVVGIMLVLLYAIKRTGLGTGLGRGSSAITILETRMVAPKKYIAIVDVAGHCLALGITDHNINLLSDLGPETKAALTSRPVTANPGFAGLLKKTIRAQQTTTIQGDSDTEPTPHTKQESP from the coding sequence GTGGCAAAAAAAGCAGACACAAGAGTTTTAGCGGCTCCTGCGACGTTCCTTTTTACGACCTGGCACCTCGTCAGCGCGACTGGAACCTGCCTGGCTGCTGAATCATCCGGCGGAGCCCCCCTCTTGTCCGCAGAGACCTCCTCGCTGCTCTCTGCCATAATTAAAGTTTCGGGCTCACTCCTGGTCGTCGTCGGCATCATGCTGGTTCTTCTCTATGCCATCAAGCGGACCGGCCTTGGCACAGGACTTGGCCGGGGCAGTTCGGCGATTACCATCCTTGAAACCCGAATGGTGGCGCCCAAAAAGTATATCGCCATCGTCGATGTAGCCGGCCATTGCCTCGCCCTCGGCATCACCGATCACAATATCAACCTCCTCTCCGACTTAGGCCCGGAGACCAAGGCTGCGCTCACCAGCAGGCCAGTCACTGCCAACCCAGGATTTGCCGGACTTTTAAAAAAAACAATCCGGGCGCAGCAGACCACCACAATACAGGGTGATAGCGACACCGAGCCCACGCCCCATACCAAGCAGGAATCGCCATGA
- the fliN gene encoding flagellar motor switch protein FliN, translating into MADDPTKNDSGDDWAAAMSGQNGSTPSFSELGAGAIDDEGNRNLDFLLDIPLEVTAELGRTKMIINDMLQLTQGSVIELSKNAGETVDIYVNNKLLGKGEVIVVNDRFGVRITEIISQAERVRNMA; encoded by the coding sequence ATGGCAGACGATCCAACAAAAAATGATTCCGGTGACGACTGGGCAGCAGCCATGAGTGGTCAGAACGGGTCCACTCCCAGCTTTTCGGAATTAGGGGCTGGGGCCATCGACGATGAAGGGAACAGGAATCTCGACTTTCTGCTCGATATCCCCTTAGAGGTTACGGCAGAACTGGGTCGAACCAAAATGATCATCAATGACATGCTCCAGCTCACCCAAGGTTCTGTAATCGAACTTTCGAAGAACGCAGGAGAGACGGTTGATATCTACGTCAACAACAAGCTGCTCGGCAAGGGAGAGGTTATCGTGGTCAACGACCGTTTCGGCGTTAGAATCACTGAAATCATCAGCCAGGCCGAACGAGTAAGGAACATGGCATAA
- the fliQ gene encoding flagellar biosynthesis protein FliQ, whose translation MTALEAINLGQDAVYISLLLSAPPLLVGLIVGLAIAIFQATTQIQEMTITFVPKIVAVMFSLLFFASWMMIKLTDYTQDLLLRLPDMIR comes from the coding sequence ATGACTGCGCTTGAAGCCATCAATCTCGGACAAGATGCCGTCTACATCTCTTTGTTACTGTCCGCGCCGCCGCTCCTGGTAGGCCTGATTGTAGGTCTTGCTATCGCCATCTTTCAAGCCACTACCCAAATCCAGGAGATGACCATCACCTTTGTCCCCAAGATTGTAGCAGTCATGTTCTCCCTGCTGTTCTTCGCCTCATGGATGATGATCAAGCTCACCGATTATACCCAGGATCTGCTGCTAAGGCTGCCTGACATGATTCGATAA
- the fliP gene encoding flagellar type III secretion system pore protein FliP (The bacterial flagellar biogenesis protein FliP forms a type III secretion system (T3SS)-type pore required for flagellar assembly.), whose translation MSIRTKSSSLQQWPTTDPKVIQLSWICPPRSPRLQGIAALITLLAVTSNPDIASALQLPTMQIGLGETTNPKQVSVLVEILLVFTILSMAPAILMMMTPFTRLIIALSFLKKALGTQTTPPNQTLVGLALFLTLFIMAPVFKQMNETAIKPYLDEKISLEIAMEQGIKPLRAFMFKQTREKDLALFLSLAKLEKPQNKDEVPTTILVPAFMISELKTSFEIGFVLFLPFLVIDMVVSSVLLAMGMMMLPPVMISMPFKLLLFVMVDGWNLIVGSLIHSYGV comes from the coding sequence ATGAGCATCAGGACAAAGTCCTCCTCTCTCCAGCAGTGGCCAACAACTGACCCGAAGGTTATCCAGCTGAGTTGGATCTGCCCCCCAAGGTCTCCGCGGTTACAAGGTATCGCAGCGCTCATCACACTTCTTGCCGTCACCAGTAATCCCGACATTGCCTCAGCGCTCCAACTCCCCACCATGCAAATTGGACTCGGCGAGACCACCAACCCCAAGCAGGTCTCGGTGCTGGTCGAAATCCTGTTGGTCTTCACCATCTTATCAATGGCTCCAGCCATCCTAATGATGATGACCCCCTTCACCCGGCTGATCATCGCCCTCTCGTTTTTAAAGAAAGCTCTGGGGACTCAGACAACCCCACCCAACCAGACTCTGGTCGGACTCGCCTTGTTCCTGACCTTATTCATCATGGCCCCGGTTTTCAAACAGATGAACGAAACCGCCATCAAGCCCTACCTAGATGAGAAGATCTCCTTGGAGATTGCTATGGAACAAGGCATAAAACCTCTTCGAGCCTTCATGTTCAAGCAGACCAGAGAGAAGGATCTCGCCCTGTTTCTGTCCCTGGCCAAGCTTGAAAAACCTCAAAACAAAGACGAAGTGCCAACCACCATCCTGGTGCCAGCCTTCATGATCAGTGAGCTGAAAACCTCGTTTGAGATCGGATTCGTCCTCTTTCTGCCCTTTCTGGTCATCGACATGGTGGTGTCCAGCGTCCTTTTAGCCATGGGCATGATGATGCTGCCGCCGGTAATGATCTCCATGCCATTCAAACTCCTTCTCTTTGTGATGGTGGACGGCTGGAACCTGATCGTCGGCTCCCTGATTCACAGTTACGGAGTCTGA